Sequence from the Chanodichthys erythropterus isolate Z2021 chromosome 12, ASM2448905v1, whole genome shotgun sequence genome:
GTATCATCTAAAAAGCTCCCTGTAAGTGTCTCATGTTTAGTGCGTGCAAACAAAAGTCATTAAACAATGTGCCTTTAGATGAAAGCGATGATGCTCATCTGACTGCCACATTAAATATGTGCTCAATTCCTAACACCTGAAATGTTGACTTCAGCACTTCGGATTGTTATTTTAAGACAGGTGTGTGTTTTTCTGGCTTGTACAGACGATGGCCGATCATGAGCTGGTTCTGAAGTGCTGGGGAGCCGTGGAGGCCGACTACACGGGTCACGGAGGAGAGGTTCTGACCCGGTCAGTTCCCGACTCGATGAGACAGAGCTGAACGTCATCTGCCCAGGTCtgctaatgttttctttctcttcAGTTTGTTTAAGGAGTATCCGGACACGCAGAAGCTCTTCCCGAAGTTTGTGGGCATCGCTCAGTCTGATCTGGCGGGAAACGCGGCGGTGGCGGCTCACGGCGCGACCGTGCTGAAGAAGCTGGGCGAGCTGCTGAAGGCCAAAGGGGATCACGCTGCCATTCTTAAACCGCTGGCCAACACGCACGCCAAAACACACAAGATCGCCCTCAACAACTTCAGGGTATCGCAGGACACTTTCACCGACGATCTTCGTTTTtgggctctgttccaaaacctactGCGCTTGCTCACTGCAGACAGCATCTTAGTGCAACTAGtactttattaatatataaataatactaatatttattagagatgcaccaatatattggccaataatcggtattggccgataaaagcaaattttcacaCTATCGGCCGATAAAAACAGCCGATAGTCAGTGCCGATATATCAAAAGAGGGAAAATGCACTGAATTTGTGCTTTGTTTAAAGAAAAACgctaagaaaccagtttgatgttcaatattaatagtaattatatgaattaataacattcagaaagtaaagaaatattaatttattctttagaatttagttaatgtgtgtaaatattaattttagtatgtgtttgtttatacTTTGAAACTAGAGGATGAAATGgagaaaataaagtttttatttgcatttctttcagaatataataattaaaaatataatgattaattattaattctaatgaaattattcatttaaaagaagGTTTAAAAGGCAGAACCCCCAAACTATCGGTATTGCTATCagcagatatcactctgaataaaATTGGCTATCGGTGGAGAAATTtagtatcggtgcatctctaatatgTATTATTGATAAATagataatttatattaaatgtaaataataaatatatgtaataaaaatgaataattaataaatatattttaaatatctgttaaaatgaaatgaagtAGAAAAAAAGACTTAAGATAAATTgtgataaattatttataattatataaaataaaaatatattttataactttttttattatatatacatatacatatatataagtCTTTTTTGGGT
This genomic interval carries:
- the mb gene encoding myoglobin translates to MADHELVLKCWGAVEADYTGHGGEVLTRLFKEYPDTQKLFPKFVGIAQSDLAGNAAVAAHGATVLKKLGELLKAKGDHAAILKPLANTHAKTHKIALNNFRLITEVLVKVMAEKAGLDAAGQSALRKVMDVVIGDIDGYYKEVGFAG